In the genome of Amaranthus tricolor cultivar Red isolate AtriRed21 chromosome 15, ASM2621246v1, whole genome shotgun sequence, one region contains:
- the LOC130801597 gene encoding transcription factor MYB41-like produces the protein MGRSPCCDDNIELKKGPWTQEEDEKLVSYIKKHGLGSWRALPKAAGLNRCGKSCRLRWTNYLRPDIKRGHFNEQEEDMIIKLHSVLGNKWSRIAAHLPGRTDNEIKNYWNTHLRKKLLQMGIDPVTHKPRTDLNFLANLSQILTNPPNLGPLMNSWDINNALRLQPNVAAEVAKLHVLQNIFQILSTNNSSSSLPTNMPLNMGLNPNLNGLSNINSTNNIDNGVFSSSSQGFCQVQNYTQELYQSLDNNNNNCDKSLSNISYETLDENRLPSLVTISPEASTVNQVESNTNSISGGSSTMFNPTTDDLFDSLEMLVDDGTTHDLWKQFLN, from the exons atgggTAGGTCTCCATGTTGTGATGATAATATTGAATTGAAGAAAGGTCCATGGAcacaagaagaagatgaaaagcTTGTTTCTTACATCAAAAAACATGGCCTTGGAAGTTGGCGGGCTCTTCCGAAGGCGGCCGGGCTTAATAGGTGTGGAAAGAGTTGTAGATTAAGATGGACTAATTACTTAAGGCCTGATATTAAGCGTGGTCACTTCAATGAACAAGAAGAGGACATGATTATCAAGCTTCATTCTGTTCTTGGTAACaa GTGGTCAAGAATTGCAGCTCATCTTCCGGGAAGAACagataatgaaataaaaaattattggaaCACTCATCTAAGAAAAAAACTTCTCCAAATGGGTATTGATCCTGTTACACACAAACCAAGAACTGACCTTAATTTCCTAGCAAATCTATCCCAAATCCTTACAAACCCACCAAATTTAGGTCCTTTAATGAACTCTTGGGACATCAATAATGCCCTTAGGTTACAACCCAATGTAGCTGCCGAGGTTGCTAAGCTTCATGTCCTACAAAACATCTTCCAAATACTAAGTacaaataattcatcatcatcattaccaACTAATATGCCATTAAATATGGGATTAAATCCTAATCTAAATGGATTAAGTAACATTAATTCCACTAATAACATTGATAATGGCGTGTTTAGTAGCTCATCACAAGGGTTTTGCCAAGTTCAAAATTATACCCAAGAATTATATCAAAGtttggataataataataataattgtgatAAAAGCTTGAGCAATATTAGTTATGAAACCCTAGATGAAAATAGGCTTCCTTCATTGGTTACTATTTCTCCAGAAGCTTCTACTGTTAATCAAGTTGAGAGCAACACAAACTCCATTAGTGGTGGTTCCTCTACTATGTTTAATCCCACCACagatgatttgtttgatagTTTGGAAATGTTAGTTGATGATGGCACTACTCATGACTTATGGAAACAATTCTTAAA TTAA